The Neisseria sicca genome includes a window with the following:
- the grpE gene encoding nucleotide exchange factor GrpE: MSEHHEQYQHETEEAANAEAAQTPNTEQPEAAEPPTYEELQARIAELEGQLKDSELRGLANEQNLRRRHQQEIADTHKFAGQKFAAEMLPVKDYLEMALLDQSGNFDALKMGVQMTLNELQKAFDATHIKEINPQPGDKLDPHQHQAMQTVVSEQEPNTIVSVMKKGYTLSDRVLRPAMVVVAKQES, encoded by the coding sequence ATGAGCGAACATCACGAACAATATCAACACGAAACCGAAGAGGCGGCAAACGCAGAAGCTGCCCAAACCCCCAATACCGAACAACCCGAAGCTGCCGAACCGCCGACTTACGAAGAATTGCAGGCGCGTATCGCCGAGTTGGAAGGACAGCTGAAAGACAGCGAGCTGCGCGGTCTGGCGAACGAGCAAAACCTGCGCCGCCGCCATCAGCAGGAAATTGCCGATACGCATAAGTTTGCCGGACAAAAATTCGCCGCCGAAATGCTGCCGGTCAAAGACTATCTCGAAATGGCACTGCTCGACCAAAGCGGCAATTTCGACGCGCTGAAAATGGGTGTGCAGATGACGCTGAACGAATTGCAAAAAGCGTTTGACGCCACGCACATCAAGGAAATCAACCCGCAGCCCGGCGACAAACTCGACCCGCACCAGCATCAGGCGATGCAGACGGTCGTCAGCGAGCAAGAGCCGAACACCATCGTCAGCGTCATGAAAAAAGGCTACACCCTGTCCGACCGCGTATTGCGTCCCGCGATGGTAGTCGTGGCGAAACAAGAATCCTGA